Proteins encoded together in one Macadamia integrifolia cultivar HAES 741 chromosome 8, SCU_Mint_v3, whole genome shotgun sequence window:
- the LOC122086182 gene encoding protein LSD1 isoform X1 has translation MPVPLAPYPAPPVPFTPPNAILSGAQSQLVCSGCRNLLLYPVGATSVCCAVCNAVTAVPPPGTEMAQLVCGGCHTLLMYIRGATSVQCSCCHTINLAMEANQVAHVNCGNCRMLLMYQYGAQSVKCSVCSFVTSVGVSPITTEQKFNN, from the exons ATGCCTGTTCCTCTTGCCCCCTATCCAGCTCCTCCAGTACCATTTACACCACCAAATG CCATTCTTTCAGGTGCACAGAGCCAACTCGTGTGTTCTGGCTGCCGAAACCTTCTTCTCTATCCAGTAGGTGCAACCTCTGTTTGTTGTGCTGTTTGCAATGCAGTGACAGCAGTGCCCCCTCCAG GCACAGAGATGGCTCAGTTGGTATGTGGAGGCTGCCACACCTTACTGATGTACATTCGTGGAGCTACAAGCGTACAGTGTTCTTGTTGTCACACGATCAACCTAGCCATGGAAG CAAACCAGGTCGCACATGTCAACTGTGGGAACTGCCGGATGCTATTGATGTATCAATATGGAGCACAATCTGTGAAATGTTCAGTTTGCAGTTTTGTGACATCAGTTGGG GTTTCACCAATCACTACTGAGCAAAAGTTCAATAATTGA
- the LOC122086182 gene encoding protein LSD1 isoform X2: protein MPVPLAPYPAPPVPFTPPNGAQSQLVCSGCRNLLLYPVGATSVCCAVCNAVTAVPPPGTEMAQLVCGGCHTLLMYIRGATSVQCSCCHTINLAMEANQVAHVNCGNCRMLLMYQYGAQSVKCSVCSFVTSVGVSPITTEQKFNN from the exons ATGCCTGTTCCTCTTGCCCCCTATCCAGCTCCTCCAGTACCATTTACACCACCAAATG GTGCACAGAGCCAACTCGTGTGTTCTGGCTGCCGAAACCTTCTTCTCTATCCAGTAGGTGCAACCTCTGTTTGTTGTGCTGTTTGCAATGCAGTGACAGCAGTGCCCCCTCCAG GCACAGAGATGGCTCAGTTGGTATGTGGAGGCTGCCACACCTTACTGATGTACATTCGTGGAGCTACAAGCGTACAGTGTTCTTGTTGTCACACGATCAACCTAGCCATGGAAG CAAACCAGGTCGCACATGTCAACTGTGGGAACTGCCGGATGCTATTGATGTATCAATATGGAGCACAATCTGTGAAATGTTCAGTTTGCAGTTTTGTGACATCAGTTGGG GTTTCACCAATCACTACTGAGCAAAAGTTCAATAATTGA